Proteins from a single region of Thamnophis elegans isolate rThaEle1 chromosome 17, rThaEle1.pri, whole genome shotgun sequence:
- the INTS5 gene encoding LOW QUALITY PROTEIN: integrator complex subunit 5 (The sequence of the model RefSeq protein was modified relative to this genomic sequence to represent the inferred CDS: inserted 13 bases in 12 codons; deleted 6 bases in 5 codons; substituted 3 bases at 3 genomic stop codons), translating to MSALCDPAGVVGPPGSAPSPKPAAVPPSLSSQELAQEIKAFLSGVDPIHGNKLTIKEHARCAILLLRNLPHARSAVLEHLRIGLXXIRLHLPSWNWEGRRRRDGGPPLPGPNLDDVVSEIQAVLSEFVRLNPKAWAPSXPSWSLDLMGQLSSKYAGRHDVPHASSLNELLQLWMSCKATRVLMEIYTQCLSSMINTCXDACVDALLDTSVQHSPHFXWVVAHIGSSFPNTIINRVLSCGLKDFCVHGTASSDLLLFPSSAAADKRVPKIASVVGILGPLGRAQSESIKQELLRMFHRSLGPSGTSSXKATVPFLLQLAVMSPTLLSTISAELVESLKPAVLNQLHQHFAAAASDELEXMVSIVVHLICQTSGGAYRTLQFLVNTAMPASVITTPGLAVHDSVREALRPGXSSCCLLNLQKLVXNGARPAWRMVHPRPVPFLDDLKNHTQELCMETLKLERKRFLWLHQLLVLLSVYSTPSCASEALFYLLTLAKSQEELSLATQLYTVLSSCMTDLLAALVKKSVRQLHAGFLSEQHMAQLFRNLALILQWEGESPASMGRQLGQAVSSHVYDFGQLLLHSNPEVAQAAAXLLSVCPMPRAIRPAHLLFLIRSSVHHFFSVLREKSPAGISYASRLLCGLSGASPTASKAILQYLVEGALHQGNAELFGGTVEXPAARNDVTLEATKLSLLDINRRFMAAVNFSGSVWSVFHAGVIGRGLKTAQASHGKNXEQISHNVQVFLSLLLRCCGAGRSGPPSCPGAXAISPEAAKTVAVVLVETVCPDVTNSELAWPPEEHXRNTVERDIRIGRSFRDNPLLFQLLKLVAVGRPALCYCSVLLRGLMATLMAHWEACRENDTTSFPWPLQASCALVACMGEGHLLPPXLSNMHEIFDQLAPFEVHLLLLSVWDYMRDNSPLPQKFSFDASTGLFFRDFSRDTDAGKYLYVLHSVVHKNIDRLGLLSGRFH from the exons ATGTCCGCTCTGTGCGATCCGGCGGGGGTGGTGGGGCCTCCGGGGTCGGCCCCCAGCCCCAAACCGGCCGCTGTGCCTCCGTCGCTCag TTCCCAAGAATTGGCCCAGGAGATCAAAGCTTTCCTCAGTGGCGTGGACCCCATTCATGGGAACAAGCTCACCATCAAGGAACACGCTCGTTGTGCCATT TTACTGCTGCGCAACTTGCCTCACGCTCGCAGCGCCGTGCTGGAGCACCTCCGGATTGGTCTTTGATGAATACGTCTGCACCTACCTTCTTGGAACTGGGAGGGCCGGCGACGGCGGGATGGGGGGCCTCCGCTCCCAGGTCCTAACCTGGACGACGTGGTGTCGGAGATCCAAGCCGTCTTATCGGAGTTTGTCCGCCTGAACCCCAAAGCTTGGGCGCCCTC TCCCTCCTGGTCCCTCGACCTGATGGGGCAGCTGAGTAGCAAATACGCCGGGCGGCACGACGTACCCCACGCCAGCAGCCTGAACGAACTGTTGCAGTTGTGGATGTCTTGTAAAGCCACCCGC GTTCTGATGGAGATTTACACCCAGTGCCTCTCCTCCATGATTAACACCT CGGATGCTTGCGTCGACGCGCTGTTGGACACGTCAGTCCAGCATTCGCCTCACT GATGGGTGGTGGCCCACATCGGCTCCTCCTTCCCCAACACCATCATCAACCGGGTC CTCTCCTGCGGCTTGAAGGACTTCTGCGTGCACGGGACGGCGTCGTCCGATCTCCTCCTGTTTCCCAGCTCTGCCGCAGCCGATAAGCGGGTGCCGAAGATCGCCTCGGTGGTCGGCATCCTCGGGCCACTTGGC CGCGCCCAATCGGAAAGCATCAAGCAGGAGTTGCTGAGGATGTTTCACAGGAGCCTGGGGCCCAGCGGGACCAGCA AGAAGGCCACCGTCCCTTTCTTGCTGCAGCTGGCGGTCATGTCCCCCACTTTGCTGAGCACCATCTCCGCAGAGCTGGTGGAGTCACTCAAGCCTGCCGTCCTcaaccagctgcaccagcacttTGCGGCTGCTGCCTCGGACGAGCTGG AAATGGTCAGCATCGTGGTGCACCTCATCTGCCAGACGTCGGGAGGAGCCTACCGTACTTTGCAGTTCCTCGTCAACACCGCCATGCCGGCCTCAGTCATC ACTACCCCGGGCCTGGCGGTCCACGACAGCGTGCGGGAAGCCTTGCGACCGGGTTGATCCAGCTGCTGCCTGCTCAACTTGCAGAAGCTGG TAAACGGGGCTCGGCCAGCTTGGCGGATGGTCCATCCTCGCCCGGTGCCGTTTTTGGATGACCTGAAGAACCACACGCAGGAGCTTTGCATGGAGACCCTGAAGCTGGAGAGGAAGCGGTTTCTCTGGCTGCATCAGCTGCTGGTCCTCCTCTCGGTTTACTCCACCCCCAGCTGTGCCAGCGAGGCCCTCTTCTACCTGCTGACCCTGGCCAAGAGCCAGGAGGAGCTGAGCCTCGCCACCCAACTCTACACCGTCCTCAGCTCCTGCATGACCGATCTGCTGGCCGCCCTGGTGAAGAAGTCCGTGCGCCAGCTGCACGCAGGCTTTCTCTCGGAGCAGCACATGGCGCAGCTCTTCCGCAACCTGGCCTTGATCCTGCAGTGGGAAGGAGAGAGCCCGGCCTCCATGGGCCGCCAGCTGGGCCAGGCCGTCTCCTCCCACGTCTACGACTTCGGGCAGCTGCTGCTACACAGCAACCCGGAGGTGGCCCAAGCCGCCG TGCTCCTCTCCGTCTGCCCCATGCCCAGGGCCATCCGGCCGGCCCACCTGCTGTTCCTCATCCGTTCGTCCGTGCATCACTTCTTCTCGGTTTTGCGGGAGAAATCTCCGGCGGGCATCAGCTATGCAAGCCGGCTCCTCTGCGGCCTGAGTGGCGCTTCCCCCACAGCCAGCAAGGCCATTTTGCAGTACCTGGTGGAAGGCGCCCTGCACCAGGGCAACGCGGAGCTTTTCGGGGGCACAGTGG CCCCTGCCGCCAGGAACGACGTCACACTGGAGGCCACCAAGCTGTCCCTCCTGGACATCAACCGGCGCTTCATGGCGGCCGTGAACTTCTCCGGCAGCGTCTGGTCTGTGTTCCACGCGGGAGTGATCGGCCGGGGCCTGAAAACCGCCCAGGCGTCACACGGCAAGA CCGAACAGATCTCCCATAACGTCCAGGTTTTTTTGAGCCTCTTGCTGAGGTGCTGCGGGGCAGGGCGCTCGGGACCTCCGAGCTGCCCCGGGG ACGCCATCAGCCCCGAGGCGGCCAAGACGGTCGCGGTGGTGCTGGTGGAGACGGTGTGCCCGGATGTGACCAACAGCGAGCTGGCGTGGCCCCCCGAGGAGC ACCGCAACACCGTGGAACGGGACATCCGGATCGGGCGCTCCTTCCGCGACAACCCTTTGCTTTTCCAGCTCTTGAAGCTGGTGGCCGTCGGGAGGCCGGCTTTGTGTTACTGCTCCGTCTTGCTCCGGGGCCTGATGGCCACGCTCATGGCTCATTGGGAGGCCTGCCGGGAGAACGACACCACCAGCTTCCCCTGGCCCCTGCAGGCCTCCTGCGCGCTGGTGGCCTGCATGGGGGAAGGCCACCTTCTGCCCC GTCTGAGCAACATGCACGAGATCTTCGACCAGCTGGCTCCTTTTGAGGTCCACCTGCTCCTTCTCAGTGTCTGGGACTACATGAGGGACAACAGCCCCCTGCCCCAAAAATTCAGCTTCGACGCCAGCACGGGCCTCTTCTTCCGGGACTTTTCCCGAGACACCGACGCGGGGAAATACCTCTACGTCTTGCACAGCGTCGTACATAAGAACATCGACCGGCTGGGGCTGCTCTCGGGGCGGTTCCATTAG